From the genome of Geobacter sp. SVR, one region includes:
- a CDS encoding c(7)-type cytochrome triheme domain-containing protein, which yields MRYVTSCAIGGLLILLAGTVSATGGGKALLYGGAGQGKVIFDGRLHASKGLVCADCHSALFNTWKKDLITMDDHFSDKGCFACHNGTKVFNECEQCHRKM from the coding sequence ATGAGATACGTAACATCATGCGCAATCGGCGGGCTGCTCATCCTGCTGGCCGGCACCGTATCTGCCACGGGAGGGGGCAAAGCCTTGCTGTACGGCGGGGCAGGCCAGGGAAAGGTAATCTTCGATGGGCGGCTGCACGCGTCAAAGGGCCTGGTCTGCGCGGATTGCCACAGTGCGCTTTTCAATACATGGAAAAAGGACCTGATCACCATGGACGATCATTTCAGCGACAAGGGCTGCTTTGCCTGCCACAACGGTACCAAGGTGTTCAACGAGTGCGAACAGTGCCACCGGAAGATGTGA
- a CDS encoding substrate-binding domain-containing protein encodes MRITRRITGICGGALLMLVLAVNSRAAEVRLSGAASVVSDLITPNKAVVEKTTGHTLTVTTSTAGKGLIDLVEGRSDASLASASLEATIQAAKSAGLKDAPANLKLHVVGTSEVVFIVHPSNRVTRLSWEQIRDIHTGKITNWKELGGKDLPITVYTDAKASATRGLIKQMVMGGQEYASHGKAVDFVKKVNDDVAQDEAGIGGLGIGFVDRNKVTIVESKKVERPFAFVTLGEPSALLRTVIDAYAQIGNRK; translated from the coding sequence ATGAGAATTACCCGTCGAATCACCGGAATCTGCGGTGGTGCTCTGCTGATGCTCGTTCTGGCGGTGAACTCCCGGGCTGCTGAAGTCCGGCTGAGCGGCGCCGCAAGCGTCGTCAGTGATCTGATAACCCCGAACAAGGCTGTGGTGGAAAAAACTACCGGCCACACCTTAACGGTGACAACGAGTACTGCGGGCAAGGGGCTGATCGACCTGGTGGAGGGGCGCAGCGATGCCTCTCTGGCTTCGGCCTCCCTGGAGGCAACCATTCAGGCTGCCAAATCCGCCGGACTGAAAGATGCACCGGCCAACCTGAAGCTGCATGTGGTCGGCACCTCCGAGGTGGTATTCATTGTCCACCCGTCAAACCGGGTCACCAGGTTGAGCTGGGAACAGATTCGGGACATCCATACCGGCAAGATCACGAACTGGAAAGAGCTGGGGGGCAAGGACCTGCCAATAACGGTTTATACCGATGCCAAGGCCAGTGCCACCAGGGGGCTGATAAAGCAGATGGTCATGGGGGGACAGGAGTATGCCTCTCATGGAAAAGCCGTGGACTTTGTCAAAAAGGTGAACGACGATGTGGCCCAAGATGAGGCCGGTATCGGCGGACTGGGGATCGGTTTCGTTGACCGGAATAAGGTAACCATCGTTGAAAGCAAAAAGGTGGAGCGCCCCTTTGCCTTTGTCACACTGGGTGAACCATCTGCCCTGCTGCGTACGGTTA
- a CDS encoding alpha-hydroxy-acid oxidizing protein, translating into MMEELIESAEQERGGVSRRSFIKTAAVVGAGMLAVQAAGRSEAQAAEDSKQAAKKASDAAAGGGAKKLSDVLKVAREKMYPRCRVCPECDGVACSGEVPGMGGIDSGKAFRNNLQALAAYNLRMLTFHEVKKPDTSLTLFGAKLSMPILSGVTGGVTYNMGLGGKVSEEEYAEGIIGGCVQAGTMGFAADGIGDPLSVYETRLKTVAKYRGRAVAQIKPRTQTEIIERIRLLEQVGVPIFALDIDSAGRASRALPGKTVEPKSLKQLREIARSTKLPFVIKGVMTPEEAVMAYEVGAAGIVVSNHGGRVLDHTPGTAQVLPAIADKVKGKLLILADGGVRYGGDVLKMLALGASAVLVGRPLVRGSVGGGAEGVALMLKKMQDELVVAMTLTGTADVKNVSRSIII; encoded by the coding sequence ATGATGGAAGAACTGATCGAATCGGCTGAACAGGAGCGGGGGGGAGTGAGCCGGCGGAGTTTTATCAAGACCGCTGCGGTGGTGGGTGCCGGCATGCTGGCGGTGCAGGCTGCGGGCCGCAGTGAAGCCCAGGCTGCCGAAGATTCCAAACAGGCGGCCAAGAAGGCTTCGGATGCTGCTGCAGGCGGGGGAGCCAAAAAGCTTTCCGACGTGCTCAAGGTTGCCCGGGAAAAGATGTATCCGCGCTGCCGGGTGTGCCCCGAGTGCGACGGGGTAGCCTGTTCCGGAGAAGTACCCGGCATGGGGGGAATCGATTCGGGCAAGGCCTTCCGCAATAACCTTCAGGCCCTTGCCGCATATAACCTCAGGATGCTCACGTTCCATGAGGTTAAAAAACCGGACACCTCTCTGACCCTGTTCGGGGCAAAGCTCTCCATGCCCATCCTCTCAGGGGTCACCGGCGGTGTCACCTATAACATGGGCTTGGGGGGAAAGGTCAGCGAAGAGGAGTACGCCGAGGGAATCATCGGTGGCTGCGTCCAGGCCGGTACCATGGGATTTGCCGCCGACGGTATCGGTGATCCGCTGTCGGTGTACGAGACGCGGCTGAAGACGGTGGCCAAGTACCGTGGCCGTGCTGTGGCGCAGATCAAGCCCCGCACACAAACCGAGATTATCGAGCGCATCCGGCTGCTGGAACAGGTCGGTGTTCCCATTTTCGCCCTGGACATCGATTCGGCAGGCCGCGCATCCCGTGCCCTGCCGGGTAAAACCGTTGAGCCCAAATCGCTGAAGCAGCTCAGGGAAATTGCCCGGTCCACCAAACTGCCATTCGTGATCAAAGGGGTCATGACCCCCGAAGAGGCGGTCATGGCCTATGAAGTCGGCGCCGCCGGCATCGTAGTGTCGAACCACGGTGGCCGGGTACTGGATCATACCCCGGGAACCGCTCAGGTATTGCCGGCCATTGCCGACAAAGTCAAAGGGAAACTATTGATCCTGGCGGATGGTGGCGTGCGATACGGTGGCGATGTGTTGAAGATGCTGGCCCTGGGAGCCAGTGCCGTTCTTGTGGGGCGTCCGTTGGTCAGAGGCTCGGTTGGTGGTGGTGCCGAGGGGGTGGCGCTCATGCTGAAGAAGATGCAGGACGAATTGGTGGTAGCTATGACGTTGACCGGTACGGCGGACGTGAAAAACGTAAGCAGAAGCATCATCATCTGA